The Polyangiaceae bacterium genome includes a region encoding these proteins:
- a CDS encoding FHA domain-containing protein, translating into MSRYRLRFLLQEIDLPQGDTLVGRSASCHVTIEDPLVSRQHARFRIEGNRATVEDMGSRNGLVINGRTVRGAHELSDGDRVRIGTQELVFCAVRTPAKTGPSVGTRPTGFMCHCAACGLPYPMESPQCPSCGSRERMDEDTVSGVVGEPNRNWTLELLVEVLQRAASLHRWDDVDRMLRRSQANIEERVQSGQPVQQEHLDRLAEAAARLAEERQSAEWGNWLLDVYAALGMVPHPTISERLSTLPPQARKSLAPAATRVLESVTARGGPTEEDRDGFLRVESLTVSR; encoded by the coding sequence GTGAGCCGATACCGACTCCGGTTCTTGTTGCAGGAAATCGACTTGCCCCAAGGGGACACCTTGGTCGGGCGGAGCGCCTCCTGTCACGTGACCATCGAGGATCCGTTGGTGTCGCGCCAGCACGCGCGCTTCCGCATCGAGGGCAACCGCGCCACGGTGGAGGACATGGGGTCGCGCAACGGCCTGGTGATCAACGGCCGCACGGTGCGCGGAGCCCACGAGCTGTCGGACGGTGACCGGGTGCGCATCGGGACGCAGGAGCTGGTGTTCTGTGCGGTGCGGACCCCGGCAAAGACCGGACCGAGCGTGGGCACTCGACCCACCGGGTTCATGTGCCACTGCGCCGCCTGCGGACTGCCGTACCCGATGGAGTCTCCGCAGTGCCCGAGCTGCGGCTCGCGCGAACGCATGGACGAGGACACGGTCAGCGGGGTGGTCGGCGAGCCGAACCGCAACTGGACCCTCGAGCTCCTGGTCGAGGTGCTCCAGCGCGCCGCTTCTCTCCACCGCTGGGACGACGTCGATCGCATGCTCAGGCGCTCGCAGGCCAACATCGAGGAGCGGGTGCAGAGCGGCCAGCCCGTCCAGCAAGAGCACCTGGACCGGCTCGCGGAGGCGGCCGCGCGGCTGGCGGAGGAGCGGCAGTCGGCGGAGTGGGGCAACTGGCTGCTCGACGTCTACGCCGCCCTCGGCATGGTGCCGCACCCCACGATATCCGAGCGCCTGTCCACGCTGCCGCCTCAGGCTCGCAAGTCACTGGCACCTGCTGCCACACGAGTGCTCGAGAGCGTCACGGCCCGCGGCGGTCCAACCGAGGAAGACCGCGACGGGTTCCTGCGCGTCGAGTCGCTGACGGTCTCGCGGTGA
- a CDS encoding FHA domain-containing protein: MGYVLRYKSHEIELKPGRFVIGRAASSELALDDPLVSRQHAVLVVAPDGVSVEDLGSRNGVLVNDARIDGTVRLKSGDRVKIGSQEMLLSLDAAAPRAVTRAAPTARFSAFGVVGSLADKALALGHPDEAERLLAGPLEDIAAKAEAGRAADSDTNEKAAAFATRLALATGKANWVDYAIRLYQALERPLPVTVVDALHEVLRKVGAVDRVQLRAYVESLRARAPELSPSERFLIGRIEGLERLAALR; encoded by the coding sequence ATGGGCTACGTCCTCCGCTACAAGAGCCACGAGATCGAGCTCAAGCCCGGCCGATTCGTGATCGGTAGAGCTGCGAGCTCGGAGCTCGCGCTGGACGATCCGCTGGTCTCCCGCCAGCACGCCGTCTTGGTCGTTGCACCCGACGGCGTCAGCGTTGAAGACCTGGGTAGTCGCAACGGCGTACTGGTGAACGACGCGCGCATCGACGGGACGGTGCGGCTGAAGTCCGGCGACCGCGTGAAGATCGGATCGCAGGAGATGCTGCTCTCGCTGGACGCCGCGGCGCCGCGGGCCGTGACCCGCGCTGCACCGACGGCCCGGTTCTCGGCCTTCGGGGTCGTCGGCAGCCTCGCGGACAAGGCCCTGGCGCTCGGCCACCCGGACGAGGCCGAGCGGCTGCTCGCCGGGCCGCTCGAAGACATCGCCGCCAAGGCCGAAGCGGGCCGCGCGGCAGACTCCGACACCAACGAGAAGGCGGCGGCGTTCGCCACGCGCCTGGCGCTCGCGACGGGCAAGGCCAACTGGGTCGACTATGCGATTCGCCTGTACCAGGCGCTCGAGCGCCCGCTGCCGGTGACCGTCGTCGACGCCCTCCACGAGGTGCTGCGCAAGGTGGGCGCCGTGGATCGCGTACAGCTCAGGGCCTACGTCGAGTCTCTTCGAGCCCGGGCGCCGGAGCTCTCGCCGAGCGAGCGCTTCTTGATCGGCAGAATCGAAGGGCTGGAGCGCCTGGCCGCCCTGCGCTGA
- a CDS encoding FHA domain-containing protein, producing the protein MSDVRRTDPVVKQLETTERAVRFSLLYRGHRFELKPGTLVIGRGTGCQLVLDDALVSRKHAELEVTESTAVLVDLGSVNGVFVNGLRVSGRRPLIDGDKLVIGQQEMTIFAAVNPSLLPESPTARLSADTLVGLESPLIQAAKPAADESEATHQGDALSLLGGVVDKVLALGRGDEAERIIGPYLRNYLATAQKASSASPEAAEKAVGYAVKLAAATRKGEWIDYAFALYTVCRRPLPGPVVDQLYTVLRQVSGLNINLLRGYVAVLRSVSARLGPNERFLAQRIEGLERLASA; encoded by the coding sequence GTGAGTGACGTTCGGCGCACCGACCCGGTGGTGAAGCAGCTCGAGACCACCGAGCGAGCGGTGCGCTTCTCGCTGCTGTACCGCGGGCATCGCTTCGAGCTGAAGCCCGGCACCTTGGTCATCGGGCGCGGCACGGGCTGTCAGCTGGTGCTCGACGACGCGTTGGTCTCACGCAAGCACGCGGAGCTCGAGGTCACCGAGAGCACGGCCGTCCTGGTGGACCTGGGCAGCGTGAACGGCGTGTTCGTCAACGGGCTCCGTGTGAGCGGCCGGCGTCCGCTCATCGACGGCGACAAGCTCGTGATCGGCCAGCAGGAGATGACGATCTTCGCCGCGGTGAACCCGTCGCTCCTGCCGGAGTCGCCCACGGCGCGCCTGAGCGCCGACACGTTGGTCGGGCTCGAATCGCCGCTCATCCAGGCGGCGAAGCCCGCCGCGGACGAGTCGGAGGCCACCCACCAGGGCGACGCGCTCAGCCTGCTCGGCGGCGTCGTGGACAAGGTGCTCGCGCTCGGGCGCGGCGACGAGGCCGAGCGCATCATCGGCCCGTACCTCCGGAACTACCTGGCGACGGCCCAGAAGGCGAGCTCCGCGTCGCCGGAGGCGGCCGAGAAGGCGGTCGGCTACGCGGTCAAGCTCGCGGCAGCCACCCGCAAGGGGGAGTGGATCGACTACGCGTTCGCCCTCTACACGGTCTGCCGGCGACCCCTGCCCGGCCCCGTCGTAGACCAGCTCTACACGGTGCTGCGCCAGGTCTCGGGGCTGAACATCAATCTTCTTAGGGGGTACGTCGCGGTCCTGCGCTCCGTTTCGGCGCGACTCGGTCCGAACGAACGCTTCCTGGCTCAGCGCATCGAGGGTCTGGAGCGCCTCGCTTCGGCTTGA
- a CDS encoding DUF721 domain-containing protein, with product MVRRSTTRKKGPEPLGQLLTQARNTAARRAGVALDHETWREIAGDRIAQRSAPGNLDSGVLTVVVASPVWAQELSFLADEIMDRLRKRGLGVSSIRFRTGAVAKRAEQAPARRIPRPVELPADAAARLEQVEDPALRDVIATAMRQSLANQERKPRLKPKRGAPDPRCAEPGSVRSDRVAPKRSAGPRRTP from the coding sequence ATGGTGAGGCGCTCCACGACCCGCAAGAAGGGGCCTGAGCCACTCGGTCAGCTCTTGACACAGGCCCGGAACACGGCCGCGCGACGCGCGGGCGTGGCCCTGGATCACGAGACCTGGCGAGAAATTGCCGGCGACCGCATCGCTCAGCGCAGCGCGCCCGGTAACCTCGACAGTGGCGTGCTCACCGTCGTGGTGGCCTCGCCGGTGTGGGCGCAGGAGCTGTCGTTCCTGGCGGACGAGATCATGGACCGGCTCCGGAAGCGCGGGCTCGGGGTCAGCTCGATTCGGTTCCGCACCGGCGCAGTGGCCAAGCGCGCGGAGCAAGCCCCAGCGCGCCGTATCCCGAGACCCGTCGAGCTGCCCGCAGACGCGGCGGCGCGCCTGGAGCAGGTGGAGGACCCGGCGCTGCGCGACGTCATCGCCACCGCCATGCGCCAGTCGCTGGCCAACCAAGAGCGAAAGCCCCGGCTCAAGCCGAAGCGAGGCGCTCCAGACCCTCGATGCGCTGAGCCAGGAAGCGTTCGTTCGGACCGAGTCGCGCCGAAACGGAGCGCAGGACCGCGACGTACCCCCTAA
- a CDS encoding serine/threonine protein kinase, translating into MSLRPPLDRTGELIRGRYRVEALLAVGGQSAVYRARDQVDGDLVALKVLHPQAARDKAWVERLFREARAMTSLMRTAAVRVLDQAWTDDGCPCLVLEYLVGRDLDDHLRALEESGQRISPRELFDLLGPVASTLEQAHAQGIVHRDLKPPNIFVLDAALGGGVKLLDFGFAKFTRSRPMTEFGQIAGSPSYIAPEAWAGDSSVLDQRVDVYGFGAIVFRALGGRPPFESDNLFELMTQVMKAPRPSLCALAPALPVAMDDWVLQSLAADPKDRFLAIRGQYAALGHALGLG; encoded by the coding sequence ATGAGCCTGCGCCCCCCTCTGGACCGGACCGGCGAGCTGATCCGCGGCCGCTACCGGGTGGAGGCGCTGCTGGCGGTCGGCGGCCAGAGCGCGGTGTACCGCGCGCGGGATCAGGTCGACGGGGATCTGGTGGCGCTCAAGGTGCTGCACCCGCAGGCGGCTCGGGACAAGGCCTGGGTCGAACGCCTGTTTCGCGAGGCCCGGGCCATGACCAGCCTGATGCGCACCGCCGCGGTGCGGGTCCTGGATCAAGCGTGGACTGACGACGGCTGCCCCTGCCTGGTGCTCGAGTACCTCGTGGGCCGCGACCTGGACGATCACCTGCGTGCGCTCGAGGAGAGCGGCCAGCGCATCTCGCCGCGAGAGCTCTTCGATCTGCTCGGCCCCGTCGCATCGACCCTGGAGCAGGCCCACGCGCAGGGCATCGTGCACCGTGATCTCAAGCCGCCGAACATCTTCGTGCTCGACGCGGCGCTGGGGGGCGGCGTGAAGCTGCTCGATTTCGGGTTCGCGAAGTTCACGCGCTCGCGACCGATGACGGAGTTCGGTCAGATCGCCGGCTCGCCGAGCTACATCGCCCCGGAGGCGTGGGCGGGCGACTCTTCGGTGCTCGACCAGCGCGTGGACGTGTACGGGTTCGGGGCGATCGTGTTCCGCGCGCTCGGCGGCAGGCCGCCGTTCGAGTCGGACAACCTGTTCGAGCTGATGACACAGGTCATGAAGGCTCCGCGGCCGAGCCTGTGTGCGCTCGCGCCGGCGCTCCCCGTCGCCATGGACGACTGGGTGCTCCAGTCACTCGCCGCCGATCCGAAGGACCGGTTCTTGGCCATCCGCGGACAATACGCGGCCCTCGGCCACGCGCTCGGCCTGGGCTGA
- a CDS encoding SDR family NAD(P)-dependent oxidoreductase, whose translation MTGAASIDAARAEIDRLTDGHGVDVLVNNAGFGIAAPLIEASDTDVRAQYETNVFGLLAVTRAFVPAMLSRRSGRIINVSSVGGRVTLPFMGAYNSTKDAVESLSDALRRELLPFGIRISVIEPGLIRSEFADKSMAFVATRTEPSASPFAEVYANAGAIRAASEQGAVGPECIALAVERAITARRARATWPHGPHARSCSWPAQCPRPGWTRSSPGASRGSVAESGRPRGRGRRARSRGEERLAHRAPDRL comes from the coding sequence GTGACTGGCGCCGCGTCCATCGACGCGGCTCGCGCCGAGATCGACCGCCTCACGGACGGCCACGGCGTCGACGTGCTGGTCAACAACGCCGGCTTCGGCATCGCGGCACCATTGATCGAGGCCTCCGACACCGACGTGCGGGCACAGTACGAGACCAACGTGTTCGGGCTGCTCGCGGTCACGCGGGCCTTCGTGCCTGCGATGCTCTCGCGCCGCTCGGGTCGGATCATCAACGTGAGCAGCGTCGGTGGCCGGGTGACCCTGCCGTTCATGGGCGCCTACAACTCGACGAAGGACGCGGTGGAATCGCTGTCGGACGCGCTGCGGCGCGAGCTTCTGCCGTTCGGCATTCGTATCTCCGTGATCGAACCGGGGCTCATCCGGAGCGAGTTCGCGGACAAGTCCATGGCCTTCGTCGCGACGCGAACCGAGCCTTCCGCCTCGCCGTTCGCGGAGGTCTACGCGAACGCCGGGGCGATCCGCGCGGCCTCCGAGCAGGGCGCGGTGGGGCCGGAGTGCATTGCGCTGGCGGTCGAGCGCGCGATCACCGCCCGCCGCGCGCGCGCTACGTGGCCCCATGGTCCGCACGCTCGTTCCTGTTCCTGGCCAGCGCAATGCCCACGTCCTGGCTGGACGCGCTCTTCGCCTGGGGCCTCGCGAGGCTCGGTCGCCGAGAGCGGGCGACCGCGGGGACGCGGCCGGCGAGCGCGCTCTCGGGGTGAGGAACGACTGGCGCACCGGGCCCCGGATCGGCTATAG
- a CDS encoding DUF2891 domain-containing protein, protein MVLSAVAREYPNKILHALSSDADVAPPRELTPAFFGCYDWHSAVHGHWTLVRLIRTFPTAPFASPARAALERSLSAPKLEGERRYLEHPDHASFEVPYGMGWLLTLHRELCEWEDVDARRWCALLAPLAELAAQRVLGYLSRLPFPVRSGEHSQTAFGAALFLDWAHGTGQSESVRLAGERVRALYATDSAGPLHLEPSGYDFLSPCLAEADVMRRVLEPEELAGWLARFLPGIPAEPDPSWLRPAECPDPSDGKLVHLDGLASSRAWMLEGIARGLPERDPRRRALVAAAAAHRSTALGALRPEHYAGSHWLGTFAVYLTTERAG, encoded by the coding sequence ATGGTCTTGTCGGCCGTCGCTCGAGAGTACCCGAACAAGATCCTACACGCGCTCTCGAGCGACGCGGACGTCGCGCCGCCACGCGAGCTCACACCCGCCTTTTTCGGCTGCTACGACTGGCACTCGGCGGTGCACGGGCACTGGACCCTGGTGCGCTTGATCCGGACGTTCCCCACCGCGCCGTTCGCTTCCCCCGCCCGCGCGGCTCTGGAACGGAGCCTCTCGGCTCCGAAGCTCGAGGGCGAGCGGCGCTACCTCGAGCACCCCGACCACGCGAGCTTCGAAGTCCCGTACGGCATGGGCTGGCTGCTCACGCTCCACCGAGAGCTCTGCGAGTGGGAAGACGTCGATGCCCGCCGCTGGTGTGCGTTACTCGCGCCGCTGGCGGAGCTCGCCGCGCAGAGAGTGCTCGGCTACCTCTCGCGGTTGCCATTTCCGGTGCGCAGCGGCGAGCACTCGCAGACGGCGTTCGGCGCCGCGCTGTTCCTGGACTGGGCGCACGGCACCGGCCAGAGCGAGAGCGTCCGGCTCGCCGGCGAGCGAGTGCGCGCGCTCTACGCAACGGACAGCGCCGGCCCACTGCACCTCGAGCCTTCGGGCTACGACTTCCTCTCGCCTTGCCTGGCCGAGGCGGACGTGATGCGGCGCGTGCTCGAGCCCGAGGAGCTCGCGGGGTGGCTAGCTCGGTTTCTGCCGGGCATCCCCGCGGAGCCGGACCCCAGCTGGCTCCGCCCTGCCGAGTGCCCCGATCCGAGCGACGGCAAGCTGGTGCACCTCGACGGGCTCGCGTCGAGCCGCGCCTGGATGCTCGAGGGCATCGCGCGCGGGTTGCCCGAGCGCGATCCGCGGCGCCGCGCGCTCGTCGCCGCCGCCGCCGCGCACCGGAGCACCGCCTTGGGCGCGCTCCGGCCCGAGCACTACGCCGGCAGCCATTGGCTCGGGACTTTCGCCGTCTACCTGACCACCGAGCGCGCCGGCTGA
- a CDS encoding methyltransferase domain-containing protein produces MSQIHSTAVSYAGTELHYACDRARLPAELRERFVRLELDDETRAFIDAAAASRHGRALAATHRLLGWFLSDFDVNGLLGTYPLFLLSSEQWRAVLGPERVERYLDVGAGSGDVTARIAELASEVVTSETSWAMARRLERRGFACLRADLAELELKERFDLVTCLNVIDRSARPGTLLARLARALSPGGRLVVATPLPYAPFVYAGGTTRAPAERLPLDAGDWESGVAKLAERVLGPLGLELLALTRAPYISGGDPGRSLYVLDDAVVVCRKKPA; encoded by the coding sequence ATGTCGCAAATCCATAGCACAGCGGTCAGCTACGCCGGCACCGAGCTTCACTACGCGTGCGACCGCGCGCGTTTGCCGGCCGAGCTCCGCGAGCGCTTCGTGCGCCTGGAATTGGACGACGAGACCCGCGCCTTCATCGACGCCGCGGCGGCCTCTCGCCACGGCCGCGCGCTGGCCGCCACCCACCGCCTGCTCGGTTGGTTCCTGTCCGACTTCGACGTGAACGGGCTGCTCGGCACTTACCCGCTGTTCTTGCTCAGCTCCGAGCAGTGGCGAGCGGTCTTGGGCCCGGAGCGCGTCGAGCGCTACCTGGACGTCGGCGCCGGCAGCGGCGACGTCACCGCGCGCATCGCCGAGCTCGCTTCGGAGGTCGTGACCAGTGAGACCTCGTGGGCAATGGCGCGACGGCTCGAGCGGCGCGGGTTCGCATGTCTCCGCGCGGACCTGGCGGAGCTCGAGCTGAAAGAGCGCTTCGATCTCGTGACCTGTCTCAACGTGATCGACCGCTCCGCCCGGCCGGGGACGCTGCTCGCGCGCCTGGCACGAGCTCTCTCGCCGGGCGGGCGCTTGGTCGTCGCGACTCCCCTGCCCTACGCGCCGTTCGTCTACGCCGGCGGCACCACGCGCGCGCCAGCCGAGCGCCTGCCTCTCGACGCCGGCGACTGGGAGTCGGGAGTCGCGAAGCTCGCCGAGCGCGTGCTCGGGCCGCTCGGCCTCGAGCTCCTGGCGCTGACCCGCGCGCCGTACATCTCCGGCGGCGATCCCGGCAGATCGCTCTACGTGCTGGACGACGCGGTGGTGGTGTGCCGCAAAAAGCCCGCGTGA
- a CDS encoding DUF839 domain-containing protein gives MDMRLTRRKLLVLGGVAASVAALPLIFRSRRPRSSRLLRDPAKILDLPPGFSYRVLDRAGEPMSDGYRVPNLPDGMGCFGNDEGQLILLRNHEVTRHFGHGAHGSGQAPPEAYDKTALGGVTRLVLDAKTLERVSSNLALTGTLKTCAGGTSPWGWMACEETSEEGHGYVFLCRTEAPRLMPPERLTAYGRFTHEAVGFDPSTYVAYQTEDRADGCLYRFVPTSKSEPFVGKLSALALVGRPRLETALDLSPGQRHAVEWVDVPEPDPREDTTRQQAQERGAARFRRGEGAFFHGGALYFVTTLGGRKDRGQVFKLSPGNGSGPDQLEVLAESRDAEVLDCPDNITVAPFGHVLMAEDGSDGNFIRGLTPEGYIYDFAFNSGGPGELAGLCFSPDGGTLFVNMFLEGMTLAVQGPFASLGRAPSAASG, from the coding sequence ATAGACATGCGATTGACGCGCCGAAAGCTGTTGGTGCTCGGAGGCGTGGCAGCGTCGGTGGCGGCCCTGCCGCTGATCTTCCGCTCGCGACGGCCGCGCAGCTCGCGCCTGCTGCGGGATCCGGCCAAGATCCTCGATCTGCCGCCGGGCTTCAGCTACCGCGTGCTCGACCGCGCCGGCGAGCCGATGAGCGACGGCTATCGCGTGCCCAATCTGCCCGACGGCATGGGCTGCTTCGGCAACGACGAGGGCCAGCTGATCCTGCTCCGCAACCACGAGGTGACACGCCACTTCGGCCACGGCGCCCACGGCTCGGGCCAGGCGCCGCCGGAGGCCTACGACAAGACCGCGCTCGGCGGCGTCACGCGCCTGGTGCTCGACGCGAAGACCCTCGAGCGGGTCTCGAGCAACCTGGCGCTCACGGGCACGCTGAAGACCTGCGCCGGCGGCACCAGCCCCTGGGGCTGGATGGCGTGCGAAGAGACCAGCGAAGAGGGCCACGGCTACGTGTTTCTGTGCCGCACCGAGGCGCCTCGGCTCATGCCGCCGGAGCGCCTCACTGCCTACGGGCGCTTCACTCACGAGGCGGTGGGCTTCGACCCGAGCACGTACGTGGCGTACCAGACCGAAGATCGCGCCGACGGCTGCCTGTATCGCTTCGTACCGACGTCCAAGAGCGAGCCCTTCGTGGGCAAGCTGTCCGCCCTCGCGCTCGTGGGGCGGCCCCGGCTGGAGACCGCGCTCGATCTGTCGCCCGGGCAGCGACACGCCGTCGAGTGGGTCGACGTGCCCGAGCCGGATCCGCGCGAGGACACCACTCGCCAGCAAGCGCAGGAGCGCGGCGCCGCGCGGTTCCGCCGCGGTGAGGGCGCATTCTTCCACGGCGGCGCGCTCTACTTCGTGACCACCCTCGGAGGACGCAAGGACCGGGGCCAGGTCTTCAAGCTGAGCCCGGGCAACGGCAGCGGCCCCGATCAGCTCGAGGTCCTGGCAGAGTCGCGCGACGCCGAGGTGCTGGACTGCCCGGACAACATCACCGTCGCCCCGTTCGGACACGTGCTCATGGCGGAGGACGGCAGTGACGGGAATTTCATCCGCGGCCTGACCCCCGAGGGGTACATCTACGACTTCGCTTTCAACTCGGGCGGCCCCGGCGAGCTCGCGGGCCTGTGCTTCTCTCCGGACGGAGGCACGCTGTTCGTGAACATGTTCCTCGAGGGGATGACGCTCGCCGTCCAGGGACCGTTCGCGTCCCTCGGGCGTGCGCCCTCCGCAGCGTCAGGCTGA
- a CDS encoding GMC family oxidoreductase: MTDESIVEGRAHSGDLSLDADVVVVGSGAGGAVVAAELAEAGQRVVILEEGPHVPPERYSRMRPSENMRHMWRDGGLTFAVGLGDTPVINVMMGQCVGGSSVLTGGVCFRIPDSVMHEWVTEHGLDDINPKRMEPVFEEVERRIHVEEVPASMRSRSTQHFLNGLDALGLGWQPMRRNTKGCNGCGRCNFGCPHGAKLSVDVSYLPRAFAAGARLYSDCRVEQVTSKSGRANGVTGRLLGGAGRKPRGRLTVRARRVVVAAGAYASPLLLMQSGVGRRSGQVGRNLTVHPGFRVMARFKDPVQGWKGALQSAYSDAFERDRITMTSLFIPPGALAGTLPGIGLAHQRVAESIPNLAVFGGMIHDEGGGRIHQVFGRTLMTYRMAPKDRAAIPVLMRGMAEVFFAGGAEEVYLPVLGLGSVDRDRLARIDLEHVPATALESASQHPLGTCRMGVAPHGSVVDPFGQAWDLPELYVADGSILPTSLGVNPQLSIMSMALRIAWHLREKKLPS, encoded by the coding sequence ATGACCGACGAGTCCATCGTCGAAGGCCGAGCGCACTCGGGCGACCTCTCGCTCGACGCGGACGTCGTCGTCGTGGGTTCCGGCGCGGGCGGCGCCGTGGTCGCGGCCGAGCTCGCCGAGGCCGGCCAGCGCGTCGTGATCCTGGAGGAAGGACCGCACGTTCCCCCGGAGCGCTACTCGCGCATGCGGCCCAGCGAGAACATGCGGCACATGTGGCGTGACGGCGGGCTCACCTTCGCCGTGGGCCTGGGCGACACGCCGGTGATCAACGTGATGATGGGTCAGTGCGTGGGCGGCTCCTCCGTGCTGACCGGCGGCGTCTGCTTCCGCATCCCGGACAGCGTGATGCACGAGTGGGTGACCGAGCACGGACTCGACGACATCAACCCGAAGCGGATGGAGCCGGTGTTCGAGGAGGTGGAGCGCCGCATCCACGTCGAGGAGGTCCCCGCCTCGATGCGCTCGCGCTCGACGCAGCACTTCCTGAACGGCCTCGACGCCCTCGGCCTGGGCTGGCAGCCGATGCGCCGCAACACCAAGGGCTGCAACGGCTGCGGTCGCTGCAATTTCGGCTGTCCGCACGGCGCGAAGCTCTCGGTGGACGTGAGCTACCTGCCGCGAGCCTTCGCCGCCGGCGCGCGGCTCTACTCCGACTGCCGCGTCGAGCAGGTCACGTCGAAGAGCGGGCGGGCGAACGGCGTCACCGGGCGACTGCTCGGCGGCGCGGGGCGCAAACCGCGCGGACGCCTCACGGTGCGCGCCCGGCGCGTCGTCGTGGCCGCGGGCGCGTACGCCTCGCCGCTGCTCCTGATGCAGAGCGGCGTCGGTCGCCGCTCCGGACAGGTCGGCCGAAACCTCACCGTGCACCCGGGCTTCCGCGTGATGGCCCGCTTCAAGGACCCCGTGCAGGGCTGGAAGGGCGCTTTGCAGAGCGCGTATTCGGATGCGTTCGAGCGCGACCGCATCACGATGACCAGCCTGTTCATCCCTCCCGGCGCCCTGGCAGGCACGCTGCCCGGCATCGGCCTCGCTCATCAGCGTGTCGCCGAGAGCATCCCGAACCTGGCCGTGTTCGGCGGCATGATCCACGACGAAGGCGGCGGTCGCATCCACCAGGTGTTCGGCCGCACGCTGATGACCTATCGCATGGCGCCGAAGGACCGCGCGGCGATCCCGGTGCTCATGCGCGGCATGGCCGAGGTGTTCTTCGCCGGCGGCGCCGAAGAGGTGTACCTGCCGGTCTTGGGCCTGGGCAGCGTGGATCGCGACCGGCTCGCCCGGATCGACCTCGAGCACGTGCCGGCCACGGCGCTGGAGAGCGCCTCGCAGCACCCCCTCGGCACCTGCCGCATGGGGGTCGCGCCCCACGGCTCCGTGGTCGATCCATTCGGACAGGCCTGGGACCTGCCGGAGCTCTACGTGGCCGACGGCAGCATCCTGCCCACCAGCCTGGGGGTGAACCCGCAGCTCTCGATCATGAGCATGGCCCTGCGCATTGCTTGGCACTTGCGCGAGAAGAAGCTACCTAGCTAG
- a CDS encoding superoxide dismutase, translated as MDFEVAPLPYAKDALEPVMKAETLEFHYEKHHKGYMTNLKGLLEGKPEAGKSLIEVIKSSSGGVFNNAAQVYNHSFFWDGMKPNGGGAPTGDVLDLLNRDFGGLDKFREAFVKGGIGRFGSGYVWLVLDEGKAKILDTPNAETPLTTAATPLLTADVWEHAYYLDHRNNRKGFLETFCDKLVNWEFVAKNLKGAK; from the coding sequence ATGGATTTCGAGGTCGCCCCGCTTCCCTACGCCAAGGACGCTCTCGAGCCGGTCATGAAGGCCGAGACGCTCGAGTTCCACTACGAGAAGCACCACAAGGGGTACATGACGAACCTCAAGGGGCTGCTCGAGGGCAAGCCCGAGGCGGGCAAATCGCTGATCGAGGTCATCAAGTCGAGCTCCGGCGGCGTCTTCAACAACGCCGCGCAGGTCTACAACCACAGCTTCTTCTGGGACGGCATGAAGCCGAACGGCGGCGGCGCGCCGACGGGCGACGTGCTCGATCTCTTGAACCGCGACTTCGGTGGGCTCGACAAGTTCCGTGAGGCGTTCGTCAAGGGCGGCATCGGCCGCTTCGGCTCCGGCTACGTCTGGCTCGTCCTCGACGAGGGCAAGGCCAAGATCCTGGACACACCGAACGCGGAGACCCCGCTCACCACCGCCGCCACGCCGCTCCTGACGGCGGACGTGTGGGAGCACGCCTACTACCTGGATCACCGCAACAACCGCAAAGGCTTCCTCGAGACCTTCTGCGACAAGCTGGTGAACTGGGAGTTCGTCGCCAAGAACCTGAAGGGCGCGAAGTGA
- a CDS encoding gamma-glutamylcyclotransferase, with protein MTERYFAFGANVHPATLDRRGITPRRFAPARLDGYRLVFDTPGIPWFEPAFASLAQGDDHVWGVLYELSVADLARLRSFEGSAYLEIGVEVESGGGRVPARTFVTAERPRERAPSRRYLRVIAEGARARALPEEWIARIESHPRFYLPVIHELWGAAFHAIDLAHRLLVPPSARKH; from the coding sequence GTGACGGAGCGCTATTTCGCTTTCGGCGCGAACGTGCACCCGGCGACGCTGGATCGGCGGGGCATCACGCCCCGCCGCTTCGCGCCGGCTCGACTCGACGGCTACCGCTTGGTGTTCGACACGCCGGGCATCCCGTGGTTCGAGCCGGCCTTCGCCAGCCTGGCGCAGGGGGACGACCACGTCTGGGGGGTGCTGTACGAGCTCAGCGTCGCGGATCTGGCGCGGCTGCGCAGCTTCGAAGGCTCCGCGTACCTCGAGATCGGCGTCGAGGTCGAGTCGGGTGGGGGGCGGGTGCCGGCCCGCACCTTCGTGACCGCCGAGCGGCCCCGCGAGCGCGCGCCCTCACGGCGCTACCTCCGGGTCATCGCCGAAGGCGCGCGGGCCCGTGCGCTGCCCGAGGAGTGGATCGCTCGCATCGAGTCGCACCCTCGCTTCTACTTGCCCGTGATCCACGAGCTCTGGGGCGCCGCCTTCCACGCCATCGATCTGGCCCACCGCCTGCTGGTGCCGCCGTCGGCGCGCAAGCACTGA